The proteins below come from a single Octopus sinensis linkage group LG10, ASM634580v1, whole genome shotgun sequence genomic window:
- the LOC115216826 gene encoding uncharacterized protein LOC115216826, producing MARHHRKSPSRICHFVTCFLLLPIIIILLGVSLATDNWLLTTVDRDTFSLDQLKLTSDAENYDHSRIAYNRTIGIFRECYIGKFPAFLESKSGSCHSVNYTVAEDKQDKQLTLELWQHLQLKRTQLACMILALFFCSVVFIFGVCVWKYEHHCIGIFACIFIVFTAFMICLAMTAFHAMEFIETNTVKEAGGMYYQKNWPLYIKHASTRSYGVCYAMTWTAMALCLIPAFLFGLVSFQFKAEHYNRLRDNYDYHQTSDISTIMKSSTNYSPVTFGQNNNYSDNIIIYEGSNTFQELEGKYVKS from the exons ATGGCACGTCATCACCGAAAAAGTCCATCACGAATCTGTCATTTTGTTACCTGTTTTCTGCTATTACCAATTATTATCATTCTACTGGGCGTTTCGCTTGCCACGGACAATTGGCTTTTAACTACGGTCGACCGAGATACGTTTTCCCTTGACCAACTTAAATTAACATCGGATGCGGAAAATTACGACCACAGCCGTATTGCATATAACCGTACAATCGGTATATTTCGGGAATGCTACATTGGAAAGTTTCCAGCTT TTTTAGAATCCAAAAGCGGAAGCTGCCACTCGGTAAACTACACGGTTGCAGAGGACAAACAGGATAAACAATTGACTTTAGAACTCTGGCAGCATTTAC AACTGAAGAGAACCCAACTCGCTTGCATGATCCTGGCGCTGTTTTTCTGCTCAGTGGTTTTCATCTTTGGTGTCTGTGTATGGAAATACGAACATCACTGTATCGGAATCTTTGCTTGCATATTCATTGTGTTCACCG CTTTTATGATATGTCTCGCAATGACTGCATTCCATGCAATGGAATTTATTGAAACCAACACCGTCAAAGAAGCAGGAGGCATGTACTACCAGAAAAACTGGCCACTA TACATAAAACATGCTTCAACCCGTTCGTACGGAGTCTGCTACGCCATGACCTGGACAGCTATGGCCCTTTGTCTCATCCCGGCTTTCCTGTTTGGTCTAGTATCGTTCCAGTTCAAAGCTGAACACTACAACAGACTAAGAGATAATTATGATTATCACCAAACATCAGACATTTCCACAATAATGAAATCGAGTACAAATTATTCCCCAGTCACGTTCGGTCAGAACAACAACTACAGcgacaatattattatatatgaaggCAGCAATACCTTCCAGGAACTAGAAGGAAAATACGTAAAATCATAA
- the LOC118765177 gene encoding uncharacterized protein LOC118765177 codes for MFLAASEEYFEEWRPLIAEIAHQLDQRIRLHSISGLHRDLEQFSDVMSLLRLLYLDNKRMCKHFGSSVIRRVFIRLMEVLFLLRNYGYSVDIHGPFSRHMVSKYGLPPSNQYYIIARICARHDPDHLKFLIGDVAEDDEERTNALVLSDCLDAMIKWNHQLNTSDKEKLFGEIAYQLDSRILKLVTDRVLTKYTASVQDFLDILLQNCNYLIENNTSKSIMSRQQVLRILRRFLRVFLYLHKHGYIFEEHATFSKNIIQRFGRKGDSNYCSMLNWCTEEDSTIIRSLLFDLAENENEARNINVLFDCLKSLAEVYDCLVFSYG; via the coding sequence ATGTTCTTGGCTGCATCTGAAGAATACTTCGAAGAATGGCGCCCACTTATAGCAGAAATCGCACATCAGCTAGACCAACGGATACGTTTACATTCCATATCGGGTTTACATAGAGATCTCGAACAGTTTTCAGACGTGATGTCGCTATTACGATTACTTTACCTCGACAACAAAAGAATGTGTAAGCACTTCGGTTCCTCTGTCATTCGCAGAGTTTTCATCCGACTGATGGAGGTCCTTTTTCTACTGAGAAATTACGGATATTCCGTAGATATCCATGGGCCGTTTTCACGGCATATGGTTTCTAAATACGGTCTTCCGCCTTCAAATCAGTATTATATTATTGCTAGAATCTGTGCACGGCACGACCCAGATCACTTAAAATTCTTGATCGGTGACGTTGCCGAAGACGATGAAGAGAGAACCAATGCGTTGGTCCTCTCCGATTGTCTGGACGCTATGATAAAGTGGAACCATCAACTTAACACCAGCGATAAGGAAAAATTGTTTGGTGAGATAGCTTATCAACTCGATAGTCGCATTCTTAAACTCGTTACGGACAGGGTCCTGACAAAATATACTGCGTCGGTACAAGATTTTCTCGATATTTTACTGCAGAACTGCAACTATTTGATAGAAAACAACACGTCCAAAAGCATAATGAGCAGACAACAAGTTCTCCGCATTCTAAGACGTTTTCTTCGGGTATTCCTCTATTTGCATAAGCATGGATACATCTTTGAGGAACATGCCACTTTCTCAAAGAACATAATTCAGCGCTTTGGTCGAAAAGGTGATTCAAACTATTGCTCTATGCTGAATTGGTGCACCGAAGAAGATTCTACAATAATACGAAGCCTCCTCTTCGATTTAGCCGAAAATGAGAATGAAGCACGCAACATCAACGTTTTATTTGACTGCCTGAAATCACTCGCAGAAGTTTATGATTGTTTAGTTTTCAGCTACGGATAA